In Pajaroellobacter abortibovis, the following are encoded in one genomic region:
- a CDS encoding SDR family oxidoreductase: protein MMTYLVTGGAGFIGSSIAQALLQAGERVRIIDDFSTGRWENIDSLPGRVELIEGSILDPALVDQAMSGVEVVFHQAAVPSVAFSVNHPVQSLRVGVEGTVVLLESARCKGVRRFIFAGSSSVYGNTPVLPKLETMSPLPLSPYAVSKLTCEHLLMVFSGLYGLETVTLRYFNVFGPRQNPAGEYAAVIARFITAILEGKRPIIYGDGEQTRDFCFIENVVDANLLAASTSRKLSGEVVNIACGQRVSLNDLVVMLQEEATACGWLSCLLSPEYQPPRAGDVRDSLADLRTARELIGYTPRVYLREGLRMNLEAFHALRENASAPTR from the coding sequence ATGATGACATATTTAGTAACTGGGGGGGCAGGATTTATTGGCTCTTCGATTGCCCAAGCGCTGTTACAAGCGGGGGAGCGGGTTCGGATAATCGATGATTTTTCGACGGGTCGTTGGGAGAATATCGATTCTCTTCCGGGGCGAGTGGAATTAATAGAAGGGAGTATTCTTGACCCTGCACTTGTGGATCAGGCTATGAGTGGGGTTGAAGTTGTGTTCCATCAAGCAGCGGTTCCATCGGTTGCTTTTTCTGTCAACCATCCTGTTCAGTCTTTGCGTGTTGGAGTTGAAGGGACGGTTGTTCTTCTTGAATCTGCTCGCTGCAAGGGGGTTCGACGTTTTATTTTCGCTGGGAGCTCATCTGTTTATGGCAATACGCCTGTGCTTCCGAAATTGGAAACGATGTCCCCTTTGCCGCTTTCTCCCTATGCCGTTTCGAAGTTGACGTGTGAGCATCTGCTTATGGTATTTTCAGGTCTTTATGGTCTTGAGACTGTTACTTTGCGGTATTTCAATGTGTTTGGTCCACGGCAGAATCCTGCTGGCGAATATGCAGCTGTGATTGCGAGGTTTATTACGGCCATTCTTGAAGGGAAGCGGCCTATTATTTATGGGGATGGAGAACAGACACGAGATTTTTGTTTTATTGAGAATGTGGTTGATGCGAACCTGCTTGCTGCCTCGACTTCTCGGAAGCTCAGTGGGGAAGTGGTTAATATTGCATGTGGTCAGCGAGTTTCGTTGAATGACCTTGTGGTAATGCTTCAGGAGGAGGCGACTGCCTGTGGTTGGTTATCTTGTTTACTATCTCCTGAATATCAGCCCCCTCGCGCCGGTGATGTCCGTGATTCTCTGGCTGATTTGAGAACAGCCCGGGAGCTGATCGGATATACCCCTCGCGTATATCTGAGGGAAGGTTTGCGCATGAATCTTGAGGCATTTCATGCGCTTCGAGAGAATGCATCTGCACCCACTCGATGA